The following coding sequences are from one Campylobacter sp. RM16187 window:
- a CDS encoding MFS transporter → MNRFITLLKKDQILTRLSLIQLICYFGIWFSHTGVFTLLIELKAPVWAITTAAALAFLPGVILAPFSGILVDKFSPKPMLVVLTIVEAVTVFMLIFIDSLDMIWLLFAIIFIRAGAGGTYFQVEMSLFPKILNKDDLKLANEIHSLIWAFSYTAGMGLAGIYIHFFGIKSAFLLDCILYIAALLILLKINIKAEFTKTSASTMQMLKSGLSYMKQNPIIIHLILLHGIVGVTSYDALVALLADYQYKEILSASLVIGFINACRAIALISGPILMSKIINNQNLVYIYIGHGVGVCLWGILQFNFYLGFLGTMAAGFFTSTLWSYTYTLLQRKCDERYHGRIIAYNDMVYLGIGAITSASIGMLFKLGVTLWGITILMGCIFFLGAIYWSVVYKKYKDTLD, encoded by the coding sequence ATGAATAGATTTATCACTTTACTAAAAAAGGATCAAATCCTTACTCGCCTTTCACTTATTCAACTGATATGTTACTTTGGAATTTGGTTTTCGCACACCGGAGTTTTTACACTGTTAATAGAGCTTAAAGCCCCTGTATGGGCTATAACTACGGCTGCCGCTTTGGCCTTTTTACCGGGAGTTATTTTGGCACCCTTTAGCGGGATTTTAGTCGATAAATTTAGTCCAAAACCGATGCTTGTAGTGCTTACTATAGTAGAGGCTGTGACGGTGTTTATGCTCATTTTTATAGATTCCTTGGATATGATTTGGCTACTTTTCGCAATCATTTTCATAAGAGCAGGCGCAGGAGGAACATATTTTCAAGTAGAAATGAGCCTTTTCCCTAAAATTTTAAACAAAGACGACTTAAAGCTTGCCAACGAAATTCACTCTTTAATATGGGCATTTTCATATACGGCCGGAATGGGGCTGGCGGGTATTTATATACATTTTTTTGGCATTAAAAGCGCATTTTTACTTGACTGTATCTTATATATAGCGGCTCTTCTTATCCTATTAAAAATCAATATCAAAGCAGAGTTTACAAAAACTTCAGCCTCTACTATGCAGATGCTAAAAAGCGGACTTTCATACATGAAACAAAACCCCATCATAATACACCTGATTTTGCTTCACGGAATAGTAGGGGTAACATCTTACGACGCTCTTGTAGCACTTTTAGCCGATTATCAGTATAAAGAAATTTTGTCGGCCTCTCTTGTAATAGGTTTTATAAATGCCTGTAGAGCGATAGCCCTTATTAGCGGTCCTATCCTTATGAGTAAAATTATAAATAATCAAAATTTAGTCTATATCTATATAGGTCACGGGGTGGGGGTCTGCCTATGGGGGATTTTACAATTTAACTTCTATCTTGGATTTTTAGGTACTATGGCAGCAGGATTTTTTACCTCGACGCTTTGGAGCTATACCTACACCCTGCTTCAGCGCAAATGCGATGAGAGGTATCACGGTCGCATAATAGCCTATAACGACATGGTCTATCTTGGAATAGGCGCTATAACATCGGCTAGTATAGGAATGTTATTTAAGCTTGGCGTTACGCTTTGGGGTATTACGATACTAATGGGATGTATATTTTTTCTAGGGGCAATATATTGGAGTGTGGTTTATAAAAAATATAAGGATACTCTAGACTAA
- a CDS encoding copper resistance protein NlpE N-terminal domain-containing protein, translating to MKKIVFFIVSIVIFSGCASQNLNKPKVECENTASATTCKIQNIKIPSTFLANLICKECETATSTLTLNKNKSFEIETILNKKNVQKILEVGLYSIDGDTVTLINQYREKSKYRFDGVNLIRIESKDIFVKEPIWQKVIYRPLETIN from the coding sequence ATGAAAAAGATAGTATTTTTTATAGTTAGTATAGTGATTTTTTCGGGCTGTGCTTCACAAAATTTAAATAAACCTAAAGTAGAGTGCGAAAACACAGCAAGTGCAACTACCTGTAAAATTCAAAACATAAAAATACCTAGCACATTTTTGGCAAACCTAATATGCAAAGAGTGCGAAACCGCTACAAGCACACTTACATTAAATAAAAATAAAAGCTTTGAAATCGAGACCATACTTAACAAAAAAAATGTCCAAAAAATCCTTGAAGTTGGTCTTTACTCGATAGACGGAGACACCGTAACCCTTATAAATCAATATAGAGAGAAAAGTAAATATAGATTTGACGGAGTCAATTTAATCAGAATCGAGTCAAAAGATATTTTTGTCAAAGAGCCGATTTGGCAAAAGGTAATATACAGGCCTTTGGAAACTATAAATTAA
- a CDS encoding SPFH domain-containing protein codes for MYSEAFIVFVVIVAILVFLFLKAGIKIVSQSDIMIIERLGKFHKVLDGGFHLIIPFIDRIRAEITVREQLVDILKQQVITKDNVNISVDGIVFLKVTDGRMALYNVDSYKKAIANLAMTTLRGEIGAMNLDDTLSSRDRLNAALQTALGDAASNWGVKIMRVEISEISVPAGIEAAMNMQMKAEREKRAIELKAQAEKEALIRNAEALKQEKVLQAEAIERMADAKKYEQIAIAQGQKDAMDMINESMEKNANAAEFLLARDRVGAFSELAKNSSKDKILVPYEATELIGAISVLKNFISTKKS; via the coding sequence ATGTATAGTGAAGCATTTATCGTTTTTGTAGTTATTGTAGCCATTTTGGTTTTTTTATTTTTAAAAGCCGGTATCAAAATCGTATCTCAATCGGATATTATGATAATTGAACGCTTGGGCAAATTTCATAAGGTTCTAGATGGTGGATTTCATCTTATAATTCCTTTTATAGATAGAATTAGAGCCGAAATAACAGTTAGGGAGCAACTTGTGGATATTTTAAAACAGCAGGTTATTACAAAAGATAACGTAAATATCTCTGTTGACGGTATAGTGTTTCTAAAAGTAACCGATGGAAGAATGGCTCTTTATAACGTGGATAGCTATAAAAAAGCTATCGCAAATTTGGCCATGACAACCCTAAGAGGCGAGATAGGCGCTATGAATCTTGATGATACTCTAAGCTCTAGAGATAGACTAAACGCTGCGCTTCAAACAGCTCTTGGTGATGCGGCTAGCAACTGGGGAGTAAAGATCATGCGCGTTGAGATCTCCGAAATTTCAGTTCCTGCTGGTATTGAAGCGGCTATGAATATGCAGATGAAAGCCGAGCGCGAAAAGCGCGCCATCGAGCTTAAGGCCCAAGCTGAAAAAGAGGCTTTGATACGAAATGCAGAGGCTTTAAAACAAGAAAAAGTGCTTCAAGCTGAAGCTATCGAAAGAATGGCAGATGCTAAAAAATACGAGCAAATAGCCATCGCTCAAGGTCAAAAAGACGCGATGGATATGATAAATGAGAGTATGGAAAAAAATGCCAATGCGGCAGAGTTTTTGCTAGCCAGAGACCGAGTAGGTGCTTTTAGTGAGCTTGCAAAAAATAGTAGCAAGGATAAAATTTTAGTGCCTTATGAGGCAACTGAACTAATCGGAGCTATTAGTGTTTTAAAGAACTTTATAAGCACTAAGAAAAGTTGA
- a CDS encoding NfeD family protein has protein sequence MISPFLVLALGVFLIVAELLIGSFFIMFFGLGFLIVGVFGFFIDMLWYHQILLAAIISVILLFTLKKPIKDKFYNSKNEVKDDFLNESGMGEVKEGKIYFKGTLWSYDGELKDGEKVQVIGTKGNKVILK, from the coding sequence ATGATATCTCCGTTTTTAGTCTTAGCTTTAGGTGTATTTTTGATAGTAGCCGAACTACTTATAGGATCATTTTTTATAATGTTTTTTGGCCTAGGATTTTTGATAGTAGGAGTTTTTGGATTTTTTATAGATATGCTCTGGTATCATCAAATTTTACTTGCAGCTATTATATCCGTCATCCTGCTTTTTACCCTAAAAAAGCCTATAAAAGATAAATTTTATAACTCTAAAAACGAAGTTAAAGATGATTTTTTAAACGAAAGTGGAATGGGAGAAGTAAAAGAGGGTAAGATTTATTTCAAAGGAACCCTTTGGAGCTATGATGGGGAGCTAAAAGATGGAGAAAAGGTTCAGGTAATTGGAACTAAAGGAAATAAGGTTATATTGAAATAA
- a CDS encoding dehypoxanthine futalosine cyclase → MARLSVDEAINLIENAELNELGAMALAKKRELHPEKITTFIVDRNINYTNVCWVDCKFCAFYRHAKEEDAYVLSFEEIGQKIEELIAIGGTQILFQGGVHPKLKIDWYENLVEWISKAYPQITIHGFSAIEIDYIARISKISTREVLARLKHKGLYSIPGAGAEVLSDRVRDIIAPKKCDTATWLKIHKEAHELGVKSTATMMFGTVETTREIVEHWQHIRDLQDLTSGFRAFILWSFQGLNTKLIAEQPQIEKQSSNRYLRLLAVSRLFLDNFQNIQSSWVTQGSYIGQLALLFGANDLGSTMMEENVVKAAGAAYRMNQDEMINLIRDVGEKPAKRNTNYDILEKFYE, encoded by the coding sequence TTGGCAAGACTTAGTGTAGATGAAGCTATAAATTTGATAGAAAATGCCGAGCTTAACGAGCTTGGAGCTATGGCGCTAGCCAAAAAGCGAGAGCTTCATCCTGAAAAAATCACAACTTTTATCGTCGATAGAAACATAAATTATACCAACGTTTGCTGGGTTGATTGTAAATTTTGCGCATTTTATCGCCATGCAAAAGAAGAAGATGCTTACGTGCTAAGCTTTGAAGAAATCGGGCAAAAGATAGAGGAGCTAATAGCCATAGGCGGTACGCAAATTCTCTTTCAAGGCGGCGTTCATCCTAAACTTAAGATCGACTGGTATGAAAATTTAGTCGAGTGGATCAGTAAAGCTTATCCGCAGATAACCATCCACGGGTTTTCGGCGATTGAGATTGATTACATCGCAAGAATTTCTAAAATTTCAACTCGCGAAGTTCTAGCCCGCTTAAAGCATAAAGGACTCTATTCGATCCCGGGGGCGGGCGCTGAGGTGCTAAGCGACAGAGTTAGAGACATCATAGCGCCCAAGAAATGCGACACCGCAACTTGGCTAAAAATTCATAAAGAAGCCCACGAGCTTGGGGTAAAATCAACGGCAACGATGATGTTTGGCACGGTTGAGACGACTCGCGAGATAGTTGAACACTGGCAGCACATCAGAGATCTGCAAGACCTCACAAGCGGCTTTAGAGCATTTATCCTGTGGAGCTTTCAAGGGCTAAATACCAAGCTAATCGCCGAGCAGCCGCAAATCGAAAAACAGTCATCAAATCGCTATTTAAGGCTGCTTGCGGTTTCAAGGCTATTTTTGGATAATTTTCAAAATATTCAAAGCAGCTGGGTCACGCAAGGAAGCTACATCGGTCAGCTTGCGCTACTTTTTGGTGCAAACGATCTAGGCTCAACCATGATGGAAGAAAACGTCGTAAAGGCCGCAGGCGCAGCATACAGGATGAATCAAGACGAGATGATAAATCTAATACGCGATGTAGGCGAAAAGCCTGCAAAACGCAATACAAATTACGATATATTGGAGAAATTCTACGAATGA
- a CDS encoding M16 family metallopeptidase → MKAVNLKVKNTQIPVIFESSKVLPVVYLKLIFKVAGSCEDSQNSGLANLAAKILNEGTLSEGTSRFAKELEIRAINMHASAGFETISIELNCLKEYFGFALKKLQELLREPNLTDEILNKLKKLTIGEILSNENNYDYVAKSALNELLYPNTALANQTTGTKESIEKITIDDVKNFLKAHLDLANLFVVFGGDVAMDELNLSHILSNLESGKKRVQGRIETSEKMSEKLIIKPSEQAYVYFGAPFRVNIEDRFKARVATFILGEGGFGSRLMEEIRVKRGLAYSAYARSGFVPSHSQIAGYLQTKNENKNEVMSVVRSEFERFVKNGVSAYELTQAKKFLLGSEPLMQETLLNRLNIAQNEFYNGFKLGYFKEELNKISKLKLSELNEFIAEHTEITKLSFAVLYNEI, encoded by the coding sequence ATGAAAGCTGTAAATTTAAAAGTTAAAAACACTCAAATTCCCGTTATCTTTGAAAGTTCAAAGGTTTTGCCTGTAGTTTATCTTAAGCTTATTTTTAAAGTTGCCGGAAGTTGCGAGGACTCACAAAATAGCGGTCTTGCAAATTTGGCGGCTAAAATTTTAAATGAAGGCACCCTTAGCGAAGGCACAAGTAGATTTGCTAAAGAGCTTGAAATAAGAGCTATCAATATGCATGCAAGCGCCGGATTTGAGACGATAAGTATAGAGCTGAATTGTTTAAAAGAGTATTTTGGCTTCGCCCTTAAAAAACTTCAAGAGCTGTTGAGAGAGCCGAATTTAACCGATGAAATTTTAAATAAGCTTAAAAAACTTACGATTGGTGAAATTTTAAGTAATGAAAACAACTATGACTATGTAGCCAAATCGGCTTTAAATGAGCTTTTGTATCCTAATACAGCTTTAGCAAATCAGACAACAGGCACTAAAGAGAGTATAGAAAAAATAACTATTGATGATGTCAAAAACTTCCTAAAAGCCCATCTTGATTTAGCAAATCTATTTGTAGTTTTTGGTGGAGATGTGGCTATGGATGAGCTAAATTTAAGCCATATTTTGTCAAATTTGGAAAGCGGAAAGAAAAGGGTTCAAGGGAGAATAGAAACAAGTGAAAAAATGAGCGAAAAGCTTATCATTAAGCCAAGCGAGCAAGCATACGTATATTTTGGTGCTCCTTTTAGGGTGAATATAGAAGATAGATTTAAGGCTAGAGTGGCTACATTTATTTTGGGAGAGGGAGGATTTGGCTCTAGGTTAATGGAGGAGATTCGTGTCAAGAGAGGACTTGCATATTCGGCTTATGCCAGATCGGGTTTTGTTCCTAGCCATTCTCAAATAGCAGGGTATCTGCAAACTAAAAACGAAAATAAAAATGAGGTCATGAGTGTAGTCAGAAGCGAATTTGAAAGATTTGTTAAAAACGGTGTAAGCGCCTATGAGTTGACTCAGGCTAAGAAATTTTTACTAGGCTCAGAACCTCTCATGCAAGAGACTTTGCTCAATAGATTAAACATCGCTCAAAACGAATTTTACAATGGATTTAAGCTTGGGTATTTTAAAGAGGAGCTTAATAAAATTTCAAAACTAAAACTTAGCGAATTAAATGAATTTATTGCCGAGCATACGGAGATAACCAAGCTAAGTTTTGCTGTGCTGTATAATGAAATTTGA
- the recG gene encoding ATP-dependent DNA helicase RecG — MKFDAKDKEDLNKIGIFTLLDLALKIPKNYDDTTLTNTPKDGSVSVEVEIKNSYRQNGILHIVSWCESWSTNIKIVIFNAKAWHFGAFKLHKKIYINGKCSYAFGGWQITNPKIITKINEILPKYKLNLRDDRFRSLIDKYIKFENLIFEGLSQNEAEFLTKIHKNDENSVILIDELNKNGLGIEILKFVEIYNYLKKLSAKKRNFKANDIEIFDIVGWISSLPFSLTNDQEKAIADIRADFSGFEAKRRVVMGDVGSGKTVVILASALMVYPKTAVVMAPTSILAEQIYDEAVRLLPNFMKIKLVKSGEKEPKFDGVNLIIGTHVLLYNELPKAAVVMIDEQHRFGSNQRERINQLARNGESYAHIIQFSATPIPRTLSMIQSSFVEFSFLKQMPFKKTIHSQILQSGDFDSLLRHIKEQISKGKQVIIVYPLVEISEGSTYQSLSEAQGFWLKNFKNVFVTHGKDREKEQILRDFKERGNILLSTTVVEVGISLPRLGTIVVVGAERLGLATLHQLRGRVGRQGGEGFCFLFTKLKNPPERLKEFCATLDGFQIAEIDLKNRQSGDILGGAFQHGATFEYYDFEEHITQSAKKRLRMQTKMI; from the coding sequence ATGAAATTTGACGCAAAAGATAAAGAAGACTTAAATAAAATCGGGATTTTTACTCTGCTTGATCTGGCTCTAAAAATCCCGAAAAACTACGACGATACCACGCTTACAAATACTCCTAAAGATGGTAGTGTGAGCGTGGAAGTGGAGATAAAAAACTCATATAGACAAAATGGGATTTTGCATATTGTAAGCTGGTGCGAAAGCTGGTCTACAAATATAAAGATAGTGATTTTTAATGCGAAAGCCTGGCACTTTGGAGCTTTTAAGCTCCATAAGAAAATATATATTAACGGCAAGTGTTCCTATGCTTTTGGCGGATGGCAGATAACAAATCCCAAGATTATCACTAAAATAAATGAAATATTACCCAAATACAAACTGAATTTGCGCGATGATAGATTTCGCTCTTTGATCGATAAATATATCAAATTTGAAAATTTGATATTTGAGGGGCTAAGTCAAAACGAAGCCGAGTTTTTAACCAAAATTCACAAAAATGATGAAAATAGCGTAATTTTAATAGATGAATTAAATAAAAATGGGCTTGGGATTGAGATTTTGAAATTTGTAGAAATTTATAACTATCTAAAAAAGTTAAGTGCCAAAAAGAGAAATTTTAAAGCAAACGATATAGAAATTTTTGATATTGTGGGATGGATAAGCTCTTTGCCCTTTAGCCTTACAAACGATCAAGAAAAGGCTATAGCTGATATAAGGGCTGATTTTAGCGGCTTTGAGGCTAAAAGACGCGTTGTTATGGGTGATGTAGGAAGCGGCAAGACTGTTGTCATCCTTGCGTCTGCTTTGATGGTTTATCCAAAAACTGCCGTTGTGATGGCACCTACGTCTATCTTAGCCGAGCAAATTTATGATGAAGCTGTTAGGCTTTTGCCAAATTTTATGAAGATAAAACTTGTAAAAAGCGGCGAAAAAGAGCCTAAATTTGATGGTGTAAATTTAATAATAGGCACTCATGTACTGCTTTATAACGAGCTTCCAAAGGCAGCAGTCGTGATGATAGATGAGCAGCACCGATTCGGCTCAAACCAAAGAGAAAGGATAAATCAGCTAGCTAGGAATGGTGAAAGCTACGCTCATATTATTCAGTTTTCCGCTACGCCGATACCGCGCACGCTTAGCATGATACAAAGCTCGTTTGTGGAATTTAGTTTTTTAAAGCAGATGCCTTTTAAAAAAACTATACATTCGCAAATTTTGCAAAGCGGGGATTTTGACTCGCTTTTAAGGCATATAAAAGAGCAAATTTCAAAAGGCAAGCAAGTTATCATCGTGTATCCGCTGGTTGAGATTAGTGAAGGCTCGACGTATCAGAGCTTGAGTGAAGCGCAGGGCTTTTGGCTTAAAAATTTTAAAAATGTCTTTGTGACGCACGGCAAGGACAGAGAAAAAGAGCAAATTTTGCGTGATTTTAAAGAGCGCGGCAACATCTTGCTTTCAACTACGGTTGTAGAGGTCGGTATATCTTTGCCTCGGCTTGGCACTATCGTGGTAGTAGGGGCTGAGAGGCTTGGACTTGCCACGCTTCATCAACTTCGTGGCAGAGTAGGTAGGCAGGGTGGAGAGGGCTTTTGCTTTCTTTTTACCAAGCTTAAAAATCCGCCGGAGAGACTAAAGGAGTTCTGTGCTACTCTTGACGGATTTCAAATCGCCGAAATAGATCTTAAAAACCGTCAAAGTGGCGATATTTTGGGCGGAGCTTTTCAACATGGAGCTACTTTTGAATACTATGATTTTGAAGAGCATATTACTCAAAGTGCAAAAAAACGCCTACGTATGCAAACAAAAATGATTTAA
- a CDS encoding 2-hydroxymuconate tautomerase family protein encodes MPFINIRVTKENNEPTTEQKQKLIAGVTQLVAEILGRSKASTVVIIDEVDSDNYGLGGEAITNLRAKSRIN; translated from the coding sequence ATGCCATTTATAAATATTAGAGTAACCAAAGAAAATAACGAGCCTACGACAGAGCAAAAGCAAAAACTGATTGCCGGTGTAACTCAGCTAGTGGCGGAAATTTTAGGTAGGAGTAAGGCTTCGACAGTTGTGATAATAGATGAGGTTGATAGTGACAACTACGGACTCGGCGGTGAAGCAATCACAAATTTAAGAGCTAAAAGCAGGATAAATTAA
- the hpf gene encoding ribosome hibernation-promoting factor, HPF/YfiA family produces the protein MNTSIVGKQFELTDSIKGYVENAFDALGKYNLDIISGRCVISADEKNGKKGFSVEFAINLARKDTIVIRQKDKDLYAAVDLAVDRASKVLRREHDKMTTVKNKDEGKEIRARIADEPVEGVDEIIPMELELYKPLEIEDALEKLKNSEMQFYVFNDIDARMRVIYKRTDGKFGLY, from the coding sequence ATGAACACAAGCATTGTAGGTAAACAATTTGAACTAACAGACTCTATAAAAGGTTATGTAGAGAATGCGTTTGACGCTCTTGGCAAATATAATCTCGACATCATTTCAGGGCGTTGTGTCATATCAGCGGATGAAAAAAATGGCAAAAAAGGCTTTTCAGTCGAATTTGCGATAAATTTAGCAAGAAAAGACACTATAGTAATACGCCAAAAAGATAAAGATTTATACGCAGCGGTTGATTTGGCAGTAGATCGCGCCTCAAAGGTTCTAAGAAGAGAGCACGACAAGATGACAACGGTCAAAAACAAAGACGAAGGCAAGGAGATAAGAGCCAGAATTGCAGATGAGCCTGTGGAGGGTGTCGATGAAATTATACCTATGGAGCTGGAGCTTTATAAACCGCTTGAGATAGAAGATGCTTTAGAGAAGTTAAAAAATAGCGAAATGCAATTTTACGTATTTAACGATATAGACGCAAGGATGCGTGTAATATATAAGCGCACTGATGGCAAATTTGGACTTTATTAA
- a CDS encoding type II secretion system protein, translating into MKKAFTLLELIVVLVITGIISILSTDIILNIYRGYLQSRAINTLEAQTEIVLEQISKRLMFRIKESTIGRKPTGEFVSTSDAGLNQDYTILEWISYSYESFQDGGWSGFVDLQHTNTTPPATSGSGGGKIETPGSNLTRADNTISDLTNEKSKLDNNTVGIYFRGIGANVNTSFGYDKVNANSIGIVNTTTGSTTNLTIPTYTGTNISEYYYLLHTAYAIVPGTPSANGDSDLILHYNYRPWLLGENNQYNGKNSNSVIIATNVTRFNFTEVNGMIVLKLCIRDAGRSLGNGEEESTVCKTKAIY; encoded by the coding sequence ATGAAAAAAGCTTTTACACTTCTTGAACTAATAGTAGTTTTGGTTATTACAGGTATTATCTCCATTCTAAGCACGGACATAATACTAAATATATACAGAGGATATTTACAAAGTAGAGCAATAAACACTCTTGAGGCTCAAACAGAGATAGTTTTAGAGCAAATTTCCAAAAGACTAATGTTTCGTATAAAAGAATCCACAATAGGCAGAAAGCCTACGGGAGAATTTGTATCTACTTCTGATGCAGGACTTAATCAAGACTACACTATTCTAGAATGGATAAGCTATAGCTATGAAAGCTTTCAAGACGGTGGGTGGAGCGGCTTTGTAGATCTTCAACACACGAATACTACTCCGCCAGCCACATCAGGTAGTGGCGGTGGAAAAATAGAAACACCGGGCAGCAACTTAACCAGAGCAGACAATACAATATCGGATCTGACAAACGAAAAATCTAAGCTTGATAATAACACTGTCGGAATATACTTTAGAGGTATAGGGGCTAATGTTAACACATCTTTCGGTTATGATAAAGTAAATGCAAACTCTATAGGCATAGTCAATACTACAACAGGCAGTACTACAAATTTAACCATACCTACATATACAGGAACCAATATATCAGAGTATTATTACTTACTCCATACAGCTTATGCTATTGTTCCAGGAACTCCTTCTGCTAACGGCGACTCTGATTTGATATTGCATTACAACTATCGTCCATGGTTATTAGGAGAGAACAACCAATATAATGGTAAAAATTCAAACAGTGTTATAATTGCAACAAACGTTACCAGATTTAATTTTACGGAAGTAAATGGCATGATAGTGCTTAAACTATGTATAAGAGATGCTGGCAGGTCACTTGGTAATGGCGAAGAGGAATCCACCGTATGCAAGACAAAGGCGATATACTAA
- a CDS encoding type II secretion system protein: MKRGFSLLELVISIVVMGIVFLSIPTIIMQNAKNNTSAIIQQSVMDTKTRMALILKAPWGCVNNTSLIGKPTPIFSGDSANNFYTKNSISETNRRAFSTESGDSCLASTATSPEEKSISSFSDKANSEGLKFTVNPESTTYNRDNVVSATMKTQVDKKDMTGATNNNIKVIEINTTAHASPDINIILRAYSANIGDSPIIQTRSW; the protein is encoded by the coding sequence ATGAAGCGCGGGTTTTCTTTGCTTGAGCTTGTAATTTCTATCGTAGTAATGGGAATAGTTTTTTTATCTATTCCCACTATAATAATGCAAAATGCAAAAAACAATACATCAGCCATAATCCAACAAAGTGTAATGGATACCAAAACACGTATGGCTCTTATACTTAAAGCACCGTGGGGCTGCGTGAATAATACTTCTCTTATAGGCAAACCCACCCCTATTTTTAGTGGCGATTCTGCAAATAATTTTTACACAAAAAATTCAATTTCGGAAACTAATAGAAGGGCATTTTCAACTGAATCAGGCGATAGTTGCTTAGCTTCAACAGCAACTTCTCCAGAGGAAAAAAGTATAAGTTCATTTTCCGATAAAGCCAATAGCGAAGGATTAAAATTTACTGTAAATCCAGAAAGCACAACTTACAACAGGGATAATGTAGTAAGTGCGACAATGAAAACACAGGTTGATAAAAAAGACATGACAGGAGCTACAAATAATAACATTAAAGTCATAGAAATAAACACGACTGCACACGCCAGCCCAGATATAAATATAATACTTAGAGCTTATTCGGCAAACATAGGCGATAGCCCTATCATACAGACAAGATCATGGTAA